One region of Carya illinoinensis cultivar Pawnee chromosome 8, C.illinoinensisPawnee_v1, whole genome shotgun sequence genomic DNA includes:
- the LOC122318106 gene encoding DEAD-box ATP-dependent RNA helicase 16-like, producing MEKPPKDIAREEAEDEEEDLSFEELGLDPRLIRALIKKGIEKPTPIQRVAVPLILEGKDVVARAKTGSGKTFAYLLPLLQKLFTDYGSKNKLAPSAFILVPTRELCQQVFTEVSSLIELCRVQLKVVQLTSSMPVSDLRAALAGPPDILVSTPACIPKCLSAGLLLSASIDASLEILVLDEADLLLSYGYEDDIKAFTAHIPRRCQCLLMSATSSGDVEKLKKLDLHNPFILTLPEVGNIKDEIIPKNVQQFWISCGGRDKLLHILALLKLELVQKKVLIFTNTIDMGYRSKLFLEKFGIKSAVLNSELPQNSRLHILEEFNAGLFDYLIATDDSETKEKEEVNGESNAETRKSRKHAKQKLDSEFGVVRGIDFKNVHTVGDC from the exons ATGGAGAAGCCACCCAAAGATATTGCTCGCGAGGAagcagaagatgaagaagaggatctAAGCTTCGAAGAGCTAGGATTGGACCCTCGTCTTATTCGTGCCCTAATCAAGAAGGGGATTGAAAAGCCCACTCCCATTCAGCGAGTAGCTGTTCCTCTAATATTG GAAGGTAAAGACGTCGTTGCTCGTGCAAAGACTGGCTCTGGGAAGACCTTTGCGTATCTACTTCCATTGCTTCAGAAGCTGTTTACTGATTATGGTTCAAAGAACAAGCTTGCTCCGAGTGCATTTATTCTTGTCCCAACTCGAGAACTGTGTCAACAG GTTTTTACGGAGGTTTCATCTCTCATTGAATTATGCAGAGTTCAATTGAAAGTTGTGCAGTTGACGAGCAGTATGCCTGTTTCTGATTTG CGGGCTGCACTAGCAGGACCTCCAGATATTCTGGTTTCCACGCCTGCTTGTATACCAAAATGCTTGTCAGCTGGTCTACTTCTATCAGCATCCATTGATGCCTCGCTTGAAATTCTTGTACTTGATGAG GCAGATCTTCTATTGTCATATGGATATGAAGATGACATAAAAGCTTTTACAGCTCACATCCCTAGGCGTTGTCAATGCCTTCTTATGTCTGCCACATCAAG TGGTGATGTTGAGAAACTGAAGAAGCTGGATTTACACAACCCCTTCATCTTGACTTTGCCAGAAGTGGGAAATATTAAGGATGAGATTATCCCCAAGAATGTTCAGCAATTTTGG atTTCATGCGGTGGTCGTGATAAATTACTCCACATCCTTGCCCTCTTGAAGTTGGAGTTGGTTCAAAAGAAAGTTCTGATTTTTACTAATACCATAGACATGGGATATAGATCAAAACTGTTTCTGGAAAAG TTTGGAATTAAGTCTGCTGTTTTAAATTCTGAGTTGCCACAGAATTCTCGTCTTCATATTCTTGAG GAATTCAATGCTGGGctttttgattatttgattgcaACTGATGACAGTGAAAcaaaagagaaggaagaagtcAATGGGGAAAGTAATGCTGAAACAAGAAAGTCTAGAAAGCATGCCAAGCAAAAACTAGACTCTGAATTTGGAGTAGTGAGGGGTATTGACTTTAAAAATGTACACACGGTAGGTGATTGCTAG